One Salipiger sp. CCB-MM3 genomic window carries:
- a CDS encoding sarcosine oxidase subunit beta family protein, protein MRFSGSRSSGPKFSGLRVIKEALTGHRGWKPLWRDPEPKAAYDFVIVGGGGHGLATAFYLAKTFGQAKVAVLEKGWLGSGNIGRNTTIIRSNYLLPGNEPFYEFSMKLWENLEQETNFNSMVSQRGIINLFHSDAQRDAYRRRGNAMRLAGADAELLGPEDLRARLPYLNFDNARFPIKGGLLQARAGTARHDGVAWGYARGADMRGVDIIQNCEVTGFRIEGGAVMGVETSRGYIGAGKVGVAVAGSSSRVMQMAGMRLPIESHVLQAFVSEGLKPLIDTVITFGAGHFYISQSDKGGLVFGGDIDGYNSYAQRGNLPVVEDVAEGGMALMPMIGRARLLRSWGGIMDMSMDGSPIIDATPVDGLYLNAGWCYGGFKATPASGYAFAHLLATGRPHETAGAFRLDRFARGHLIDEKGAGAQPNLH, encoded by the coding sequence ATGAGATTCTCCGGCTCTAGATCGTCCGGCCCTAAATTCTCTGGCCTTCGCGTCATCAAGGAAGCCCTCACCGGCCACAGAGGCTGGAAACCGCTCTGGCGCGATCCCGAGCCGAAAGCGGCCTATGATTTCGTTATCGTGGGGGGCGGCGGTCATGGTCTGGCCACGGCCTTCTACCTCGCCAAGACCTTTGGGCAGGCGAAAGTGGCGGTGCTGGAAAAGGGCTGGCTTGGCTCTGGCAACATCGGGCGGAACACGACGATCATCCGCTCCAACTACCTGCTGCCGGGCAATGAGCCCTTCTACGAGTTCTCGATGAAGCTCTGGGAAAATCTCGAGCAGGAGACCAATTTCAACTCGATGGTCAGCCAGCGCGGGATCATCAACCTCTTTCATTCCGACGCGCAGCGCGATGCTTACCGGCGGCGCGGCAACGCTATGCGGCTGGCCGGAGCGGACGCCGAGCTTCTGGGGCCGGAGGATCTGCGCGCGCGGCTGCCGTATCTGAACTTCGACAACGCGCGCTTCCCGATCAAGGGTGGGCTGCTGCAGGCCCGCGCCGGGACCGCGCGGCATGATGGCGTGGCTTGGGGCTATGCGCGCGGCGCGGATATGCGCGGCGTCGACATCATCCAGAACTGCGAGGTCACCGGGTTCCGCATCGAGGGCGGCGCGGTCATGGGCGTCGAGACATCCCGCGGCTACATCGGCGCGGGCAAGGTCGGCGTGGCAGTGGCGGGCTCGTCCAGCCGGGTGATGCAAATGGCCGGGATGCGCCTGCCGATCGAAAGCCACGTGCTGCAGGCCTTCGTGTCGGAGGGGCTGAAGCCGCTGATCGACACGGTGATCACCTTCGGTGCCGGGCATTTCTACATCAGCCAGTCCGACAAGGGCGGGCTGGTCTTCGGCGGCGACATCGACGGGTATAACTCCTATGCGCAGCGCGGCAATCTGCCGGTGGTCGAGGATGTGGCCGAGGGCGGCATGGCGCTGATGCCGATGATCGGACGGGCGCGGCTGCTGCGCAGCTGGGGCGGCATCATGGACATGTCGATGGACGGCTCGCCGATCATCGACGCGACGCCTGTGGACGGGCTCTATCTCAACGCAGGCTGGTGCTACGGCGGTTTCAAGGCGACCCCGGCGTCGGGCTACGCCTTCGCGCATCTGCTGGCGACGGGCCGCCCGCATGAGACCGCCGGGGCCTTCCGCCTCGACCGTTTCGCGCGCGGCCATCTGATTGACGAAAAGGGCGCAGGCGCCCAGCCGAACCTGCATTGA
- a CDS encoding sarcosine oxidase subunit delta, with the protein MLIPHPLLGPRDAQEFTYLGDAALLDRPSPDGEGAEAAFCDYVFLRGNPAGVHRELWFHEQGDRSWLVVTRNTLTHEIIKAELASDVALARKGAQE; encoded by the coding sequence ATGCTGATCCCGCACCCGCTTCTTGGTCCGCGCGACGCGCAGGAGTTCACCTATCTTGGCGACGCCGCGCTGCTGGATCGCCCCTCGCCCGACGGAGAGGGCGCGGAGGCTGCCTTTTGCGACTATGTCTTCCTGCGCGGTAACCCGGCGGGGGTCCATCGCGAGCTGTGGTTCCACGAGCAGGGCGACCGCTCTTGGCTGGTGGTGACCCGCAACACGCTGACCCATGAAATCATCAAGGCCGAACTGGCCTCGGACGTGGCGCTGGCGCGCAAGGGAGCCCAAGAATGA
- the purU gene encoding formyltetrahydrofolate deformylase has translation MSSYALTVQCPSTRGIVAAISGFLAEQGCNITDSAQFDDLATGNFFMRVSFRSETGAEIAALEEAFAAVAESFGMNFAFHDEAAKMKVVVMVSRFGHCLNDLLYRCRIGALPVEIVAVISNHMDYQKVVVNADIPFHCIKVTKENKPQAEAAIMQVVEDAGAELIVLARYMQILSDEMCRKMSGRIINIHHSFLPSFKGANPYKQAYQRGVKLIGATSHYVTADLDEGPIIEQDIVRVTHAQSPEDYVSLGRDVEAQVLARAIHAHAHRRVFINGDKTVVFPASPGSYSSERMG, from the coding sequence ATGTCCTCCTACGCCCTCACCGTGCAATGCCCCTCGACCCGCGGCATCGTCGCCGCCATCTCCGGCTTTCTGGCCGAGCAGGGCTGCAATATCACCGACAGCGCCCAGTTCGACGATCTGGCCACCGGGAATTTCTTCATGCGGGTCAGCTTCCGCAGCGAGACCGGCGCCGAGATCGCCGCGCTGGAAGAGGCTTTCGCCGCCGTGGCCGAGAGCTTTGGCATGAATTTCGCCTTCCACGACGAGGCGGCGAAAATGAAAGTGGTGGTGATGGTCAGCCGCTTCGGCCATTGCCTCAACGATTTGCTTTACCGCTGCCGCATCGGCGCGCTGCCGGTGGAGATCGTTGCGGTGATCTCCAATCACATGGATTACCAAAAGGTGGTGGTGAACGCCGACATCCCCTTCCACTGCATCAAGGTCACCAAGGAGAACAAGCCGCAGGCCGAGGCGGCAATCATGCAGGTGGTCGAGGACGCAGGCGCCGAGCTCATCGTGCTGGCGCGCTACATGCAGATCCTCAGCGACGAGATGTGCCGCAAGATGTCGGGGCGGATCATCAACATCCACCACAGCTTCCTGCCCAGCTTCAAGGGCGCCAACCCCTACAAGCAGGCCTATCAGCGTGGCGTGAAGCTGATCGGCGCGACCTCGCATTACGTCACCGCCGACCTCGACGAGGGCCCGATCATCGAGCAGGACATCGTGCGTGTCACCCATGCGCAATCGCCCGAGGATTACGTCTCGCTGGGCCGCGACGTCGAGGCGCAGGTGCTCGCCCGCGCCATCCACGCGCATGCCCACCGCCGGGTCTTCATCAACGGCGACAAGACCGTGGTCTTCCCCGCCTCGCCGGGCAGCTACAGCTCGGAACGCATGGGCTGA
- a CDS encoding GlxA family transcriptional regulator, which produces MSRRSPARRIGFLFTPDFALMSAASAVEPLRAANLLSGRDLYELIFLSSEGGWLRSSVLGGFETRALSEMPGQLDLLFVVSGGDPMQATDPATLAALRRLARQGVPLGGISGGATLLAAAGVMQDRRYTIHWMHVDEMRSLYPEAMIERRLFVIDRDRYTCAGGMAPLDMMHALITAEHGAELARAVSDWFIHTGIRSAEAPQQQSPARSLGVTHPALEAMLDLMSSHIADPLTLEDLAKLSGVSTRQLERLCRAQLGQSVMAFYRGLRLDKADEILRRSSLGIDAIAQATGFGERSPFSRAFRRRFGSSPAARRKATRG; this is translated from the coding sequence GTGTCCCGCAGATCCCCCGCCCGCCGCATCGGCTTTCTCTTCACCCCCGATTTTGCGCTGATGTCGGCGGCCTCGGCGGTCGAGCCGCTGCGCGCCGCCAACCTGCTGAGCGGACGGGATCTTTACGAGCTAATCTTTCTCTCGTCCGAAGGCGGATGGCTGCGCAGTTCGGTGCTGGGCGGTTTCGAGACGCGCGCCCTCAGCGAGATGCCGGGCCAGCTTGATCTGCTGTTCGTGGTCTCGGGCGGCGATCCGATGCAGGCGACCGATCCCGCCACGCTTGCCGCGCTGCGCCGTCTCGCCCGGCAAGGCGTGCCGCTGGGAGGCATCTCGGGCGGTGCCACGCTGCTTGCCGCCGCCGGGGTGATGCAGGACCGGCGCTATACCATCCACTGGATGCATGTGGACGAGATGCGCAGCCTCTATCCCGAGGCGATGATCGAGCGCCGCCTCTTCGTCATAGACCGCGACCGCTATACCTGCGCGGGCGGCATGGCGCCGCTCGACATGATGCACGCCCTGATCACCGCCGAGCATGGCGCCGAACTGGCGCGCGCGGTCAGCGACTGGTTCATCCATACCGGCATTCGCAGCGCCGAGGCCCCGCAGCAGCAAAGCCCCGCGCGGAGCCTTGGGGTCACCCACCCGGCGCTGGAGGCAATGCTCGACCTCATGAGCAGCCATATCGCCGACCCGCTGACGCTGGAGGACCTCGCCAAGCTCAGCGGGGTCAGCACACGGCAACTCGAACGGCTGTGCCGGGCGCAACTGGGGCAAAGCGTGATGGCCTTCTACCGCGGGCTGCGGCTGGACAAGGCAGATGAGATCCTGCGCCGCTCGAGCCTAGGCATCGACGCCATCGCGCAGGCCACCGGCTTTGGCGAGCGCAGCCCGTTCAGCCGCGCCTTCCGCCGCCGTTTTGGCAGCAGCCCCGCCGCGCGGCGCAAGGCTACCCGCGGTTAG
- a CDS encoding sarcosine oxidase subunit alpha family protein: MTRIPGGLIDRSQTLTFTFNGKSYTGHPGDTLASALLANGVRLMGRSFKYHRPRGVVSAGSEEPNALVTLRTGARAEPNTRATVAELYDGLTARSQNHIGPLGFDALAVNDLLSPFFAAGFYYKTFMWPRAFWEKLYEPMIRRAAGLGALSGEADPDAYDRANLHCDLLVIGGGAAGLAAALTAGRAGAQVVLADEDFRLGGRLLAESDPLDGGPASDWVAEVEAELRALPNVRILTRTTVFGTYDHGIFGAVERVADHLPEPGARVRQTLWRITAKRSVLAAGATERHIPFASNDRPGIMLAGAMRAYANRWAALPVTKPQDRIAIFTSTDDGHRTALDLIAKGANVLGVIDPRADAPRFGDYQLFAGAQVTGTHGRLGLSSIEITRDGRADWLECHALGVSGGWNPNVHLASHHRGRPVWNEQLLAFVPGEGGPQGVIPAGACAGRGSTSAALGDGARAAQAALSELGISAALPRLPKAEDRPLRQTALWHVPGKARAWVDFQNDVTVKDIALAHKENMRPVEHLKRWTTLGMATDQGKTANVTALAVMAELTGKSVAETGTTIYRPPYTGVSLSVLGGGDTGKDFRPTRLTPTHRWAEAQGAAFVEVGPWLRAQYFPRPGETHWRESVDREAKAVRSAVGLCDVTTLGKIDVQGRDAGEFLNRVYSNMMGTLKVGRVRYGLMLREDGHLYDDGTCARMAEDHYVVTTTTGNAGLVFRNMEFARQCLWPELDVQIISTTDAWAQIAVAGPRSRELLSRIVDDFDLSNEAFPFMACASLTVCGGLRARLFRISFSGELAYEIAVPARYGHALMQRLMEQGADLGVTPYGTEALGVLRIEKGHAAGAELNGQTTAAMIGLGMMVSKKKDSIGAVMSRRKGLAGDTRRLVGLQPVDPEAKVVPGAHLFTKGAAQDMAHDQGWVTSACFSPHVGSSIGLGFLEDGDSRTGEVILAANPLEGNSAELRVVPAHFIDPEGERLRG, encoded by the coding sequence ATGACCCGCATCCCCGGCGGCCTGATCGACCGCAGCCAGACACTGACCTTCACCTTCAACGGCAAAAGCTACACCGGCCACCCCGGCGACACGCTTGCCTCGGCGCTGTTGGCCAATGGCGTGCGCCTCATGGGCCGCAGCTTCAAGTATCACCGTCCGCGCGGCGTGGTCTCCGCAGGGTCCGAAGAGCCCAACGCCCTTGTCACCCTGCGGACCGGCGCCCGCGCCGAGCCCAATACCCGCGCCACCGTGGCCGAGCTGTATGACGGGCTGACAGCGCGCAGCCAGAACCACATCGGTCCGCTCGGTTTCGATGCGCTGGCGGTGAACGATCTGCTGTCGCCCTTCTTCGCGGCGGGCTTTTACTACAAGACCTTCATGTGGCCTCGCGCCTTCTGGGAGAAGCTCTACGAGCCGATGATCCGCCGCGCCGCGGGCCTTGGCGCGCTCTCGGGCGAGGCCGATCCCGACGCCTACGACCGCGCCAATCTGCATTGCGACCTGCTGGTCATCGGCGGCGGCGCGGCGGGTCTTGCCGCGGCGCTGACCGCCGGGCGGGCAGGCGCGCAGGTGGTGCTGGCCGATGAGGACTTCCGCCTCGGGGGGCGCCTTCTGGCCGAGAGCGATCCGCTGGACGGCGGACCCGCAAGCGATTGGGTGGCTGAGGTCGAGGCCGAGTTGCGCGCGCTGCCGAACGTGCGCATCCTGACGCGGACCACCGTCTTCGGCACCTATGACCACGGTATTTTCGGCGCGGTCGAGCGGGTCGCCGACCATCTGCCCGAGCCCGGCGCGCGCGTGCGCCAGACGCTCTGGCGGATCACTGCAAAGCGCAGCGTGCTGGCGGCGGGCGCGACCGAGCGGCATATCCCCTTCGCCAGCAACGACCGTCCGGGCATCATGCTCGCGGGCGCCATGCGCGCCTATGCCAACCGCTGGGCGGCGCTGCCAGTGACCAAGCCGCAGGACCGGATTGCCATTTTCACCAGCACTGACGACGGCCACCGCACCGCGCTCGACCTCATTGCGAAGGGGGCCAACGTCCTTGGTGTGATCGACCCGCGTGCGGATGCCCCGCGCTTCGGCGACTACCAGCTCTTTGCCGGGGCGCAGGTCACCGGCACGCACGGGCGGCTGGGATTGAGCTCGATCGAGATCACCCGCGACGGCCGCGCCGACTGGCTCGAATGCCATGCACTTGGCGTCTCGGGCGGCTGGAACCCCAACGTGCATCTTGCCTCGCACCACCGCGGACGCCCGGTCTGGAACGAGCAGCTGCTGGCCTTCGTGCCGGGCGAGGGCGGGCCGCAGGGCGTCATTCCCGCCGGTGCCTGTGCCGGGCGCGGCTCGACCTCTGCCGCGCTCGGGGATGGCGCGCGGGCGGCGCAGGCGGCCCTGTCGGAGCTTGGGATCAGCGCGGCGCTCCCCCGCCTGCCCAAAGCCGAAGACAGGCCCCTGCGCCAGACCGCCCTTTGGCACGTGCCGGGCAAGGCGCGCGCCTGGGTGGATTTCCAGAACGACGTGACGGTCAAGGACATCGCGCTGGCCCACAAGGAGAACATGCGCCCCGTCGAGCACCTGAAGCGCTGGACCACGCTCGGCATGGCCACGGATCAGGGCAAGACCGCCAATGTCACCGCGCTCGCGGTGATGGCCGAGCTGACCGGGAAGAGCGTCGCCGAAACCGGAACCACCATCTACCGCCCGCCCTATACCGGCGTCTCGCTCTCGGTCCTCGGCGGCGGCGACACGGGCAAGGACTTCCGCCCGACACGCCTGACCCCGACCCACCGTTGGGCCGAGGCGCAGGGCGCGGCCTTCGTCGAGGTCGGGCCGTGGCTGCGGGCGCAGTATTTCCCGCGCCCCGGCGAAACCCATTGGCGCGAAAGCGTCGATCGCGAGGCGAAGGCGGTGCGCAGCGCCGTCGGCCTCTGCGACGTGACCACGCTGGGCAAGATCGACGTGCAGGGCCGCGATGCCGGGGAATTCCTCAATCGCGTCTATTCCAACATGATGGGCACGCTGAAGGTCGGCCGCGTCCGCTACGGGCTGATGCTGCGCGAGGACGGGCATCTCTACGACGACGGCACCTGCGCACGGATGGCCGAGGATCACTATGTGGTCACCACGACCACCGGCAACGCCGGGCTGGTCTTCCGCAACATGGAATTCGCACGGCAGTGTCTCTGGCCGGAGCTCGACGTGCAGATCATCTCGACCACCGATGCCTGGGCGCAGATCGCCGTGGCGGGGCCGCGCTCGCGCGAGCTGCTGTCGCGGATCGTGGATGATTTCGATCTGTCGAACGAGGCCTTCCCCTTCATGGCCTGCGCCTCCCTCACCGTCTGCGGAGGATTGCGCGCGCGGCTCTTTCGCATCTCCTTCTCCGGCGAGCTGGCCTATGAGATCGCCGTGCCCGCCCGCTATGGCCATGCGCTGATGCAGCGGCTGATGGAGCAGGGCGCCGATCTGGGCGTCACCCCCTATGGCACCGAGGCGCTCGGCGTGCTGCGCATCGAGAAGGGCCACGCGGCGGGCGCTGAACTCAACGGGCAGACCACGGCGGCGATGATCGGGCTGGGGATGATGGTGTCGAAGAAGAAGGACTCCATCGGTGCCGTCATGTCGCGGCGCAAGGGGCTCGCGGGCGACACACGGCGGCTGGTCGGACTGCAGCCGGTGGACCCAGAGGCCAAGGTCGTGCCGGGCGCGCATCTGTTCACCAAGGGCGCGGCGCAGGACATGGCACATGATCAGGGCTGGGTCACCTCGGCCTGTTTCTCGCCGCATGTGGGCAGTTCGATCGGTCTGGGGTTCCTCGAAGATGGGGACAGCCGCACCGGCGAGGTGATCCTTGCCGCCAACCCGCTCGAGGGCAACAGCGCCGAGTTGCGCGTCGTCCCTGCGCATTTCATTGATCCCGAAGGAGAGCGTCTGCGTGGCTGA
- a CDS encoding sarcosine oxidase subunit gamma, with translation MADLIPLTALGAEAPRRASFAALTLTERPDIALASLALRKGGTAPQVFGLALPGPGGMVTSGGTAAFWTGPGQWMVMADERAEEDFAAALCAAAPGCSVTEQTDGWVAIEMDCRTPIAAERFLERLVNLPPEALAPGRATRSMLHHMAVYMLRHSETRLLIWGMRSAADSLWHALESAAARLTAD, from the coding sequence GTGGCTGATCTCATCCCCCTCACGGCGCTTGGTGCCGAGGCGCCGCGCCGCGCGAGCTTTGCGGCGCTCACCCTCACCGAACGCCCCGACATTGCCCTCGCGTCGCTTGCGCTGCGCAAGGGCGGCACCGCTCCGCAGGTCTTCGGCCTCGCGCTGCCGGGACCGGGCGGCATGGTGACCTCGGGCGGAACCGCCGCCTTCTGGACCGGGCCGGGTCAGTGGATGGTTATGGCGGACGAGCGCGCAGAGGAGGATTTCGCCGCAGCGCTTTGTGCCGCCGCGCCCGGCTGCTCGGTCACCGAACAGACCGACGGCTGGGTCGCCATCGAGATGGACTGCCGCACGCCCATCGCTGCCGAGCGGTTTCTAGAGCGGCTCGTGAACCTGCCGCCAGAGGCATTGGCGCCGGGCCGGGCCACGCGCAGCATGTTGCACCATATGGCGGTTTATATGCTGCGGCACTCCGAGACACGGCTGCTGATCTGGGGCATGCGCTCCGCCGCCGACAGCCTTTGGCATGCGCTCGAAAGTGCCGCCGCCCGCCTCACAGCTGACTGA